In the Gossypium raimondii isolate GPD5lz chromosome 9, ASM2569854v1, whole genome shotgun sequence genome, one interval contains:
- the LOC105799678 gene encoding cytochrome b-c1 complex subunit 9, mitochondrial: MDSATRRRSQGGLFEGLYRVIMRRNSVYVTFVIAGAFLGERAVDYGVHRLWEYNNVGKRYEDIPVLGQRQSEE, translated from the exons ATGGATTCTGCAACTCGAAGAAGAAGTCAAGGAGGCCTCTTCGAAGGTCTCTACAGAGTCATCATGCGACGTAACTCTGTATATGTCACCTTTGTCATCGCCGGCGCTTTTCTCGGAGAACGC GCTGTGGATTATGGAGTTCATAGGCTCTGGGAATACAACAATGTTGGG AAACGATATGAAGACATTCCAGTGCTAGGACAGCGACAATCAGAGGAATGA